Proteins from a genomic interval of Psychrobacter fulvigenes:
- the tsaB gene encoding tRNA (adenosine(37)-N6)-threonylcarbamoyltransferase complex dimerization subunit type 1 TsaB gives MFLAMDTVFDQCSIAILDASGQVLSSRTETGKRQQTQQILPMIDAALSEAKLRLADVEALIFNRGPGAFSGIRINTAVVQALSVAHDLPCVGVSSLQAIAQQAYQQYGLTQVYSALDARMQQVYFGQYEIKDSDKAGNQSGNQLDRAIMQPVLINESESTEQLLDYDSQTVLNLPIVGNGATLLTLHDDQVCYEDVWPDAVVIGQLGIAQFATSGGTDAANALPKYLRNQAWKTLKEQGKA, from the coding sequence ATGTTTTTAGCAATGGATACCGTGTTTGATCAGTGTTCGATCGCGATTTTAGATGCGAGTGGTCAAGTGCTGTCGAGTCGTACCGAAACAGGTAAGCGCCAGCAGACCCAGCAAATTCTGCCGATGATTGATGCTGCTCTGTCTGAGGCTAAGTTGCGCCTTGCTGACGTAGAAGCATTGATATTTAACCGAGGTCCTGGTGCGTTTAGCGGTATACGGATCAATACGGCAGTGGTGCAAGCGCTATCTGTGGCGCATGATTTGCCCTGTGTGGGTGTCTCAAGCTTGCAAGCGATTGCGCAGCAGGCCTATCAGCAGTATGGTCTGACGCAAGTATATAGCGCCCTTGATGCACGCATGCAGCAAGTATATTTTGGCCAATATGAAATAAAAGATAGTGATAAAGCAGGCAATCAATCAGGCAATCAATTAGACCGTGCCATTATGCAGCCTGTACTGATTAATGAAAGTGAGAGCACTGAGCAGCTGCTCGATTATGACAGCCAAACCGTACTTAATCTGCCCATCGTCGGTAATGGTGCGACGCTATTAACATTACATGATGATCAAGTATGTTATGAAGATGTCTGGCCAGATGCAGTGGTGATAGGGCAGTTAGGCATTGCTCAGTTTGCGACCTCTGGTGGTACCGATGCGGCGAATGCATTACCCAAATATCTGCGCAATCAAGCGTGGAAGACTCTCAAAGAGCAAGGTAAAGCATAG
- a CDS encoding undecaprenyl-diphosphate phosphatase, whose amino-acid sequence MDILLLIQAVIMGIVEGITEFLPISSTGYLILSADLMGFWTKDKVDLFVVVVQLGAILAVIYDYWGRLWQALMGLLTGKAEGMSNPRQLGLSLIVSTIPVMIVGFTFADEIKAYLFNPIVVAIMLIIGGLLIFYVENRPKTIIAQEAEDVSLKTALMIGLFQCLALVPGTSRSGATIIGALWLGVSRKASAEFSFFLGIPVIVGAALLDLLKHHEVLTSSEDWLVLGIGTVVSFVVALLCIRLLVAWVSRRDFKIFAWLRIITGIIVLVAAWGFGYQMAG is encoded by the coding sequence GTGGATATACTGTTACTAATTCAAGCGGTCATCATGGGTATCGTTGAAGGTATCACTGAGTTTTTACCTATCTCTAGTACTGGCTACTTGATTTTATCAGCAGATTTGATGGGGTTTTGGACCAAAGACAAAGTTGATTTGTTTGTAGTGGTGGTGCAGCTTGGGGCTATCTTGGCGGTTATCTATGACTATTGGGGCAGACTCTGGCAAGCACTGATGGGGCTGCTGACTGGTAAAGCAGAAGGCATGAGTAATCCAAGACAGCTTGGGCTGAGCTTAATTGTCTCTACCATTCCAGTAATGATAGTGGGCTTTACCTTTGCCGATGAGATCAAAGCGTATTTGTTTAATCCCATCGTGGTAGCGATAATGCTAATCATCGGTGGTCTGCTGATATTCTATGTCGAAAATCGCCCTAAAACAATTATTGCGCAAGAAGCAGAAGACGTCAGCCTAAAGACAGCTCTGATGATAGGTCTGTTTCAATGCCTTGCTTTGGTACCAGGGACTTCGCGCTCGGGTGCGACTATTATTGGTGCGCTTTGGCTTGGCGTATCACGCAAGGCCTCGGCAGAGTTCTCTTTCTTTTTGGGCATTCCTGTCATCGTCGGTGCCGCACTACTGGATTTGCTGAAGCATCATGAGGTGTTGACCAGTAGCGAGGACTGGTTGGTATTAGGCATAGGCACCGTGGTGTCTTTTGTTGTCGCCTTATTATGTATACGCTTATTGGTCGCTTGGGTCAGCCGTCGTGACTTTAAGATCTTTGCTTGGTTACGCATTATCACAGGCATCATCGTACTGGTCGCTGCTTGGGGTTTTGGCTATCAAATGGCAGGCTAG